In Neisseria animalis, a single window of DNA contains:
- a CDS encoding ATP phosphoribosyltransferase regulatory subunit: MQSWQLPEHVADVLPTTARQLESAREQLLALFRVHGYELVQPPLMEYSSSLLTQIDAGLSLKTIRVADQISGRQLGIRADITPQVARIDAHLLSANNGINRLCYAGSVLHARPDGFLSTREPLQVGAELYGFADIAADIELIDLMLKSMVVADIGEVLLSLGHIGVFRALAQAANLDGEQSAQLLALMQDKDAEAVRVLVKAWQLDGMWAKAFALLPTLYGGREVLVEARAQLPDLFAVGSALDELQAVCDAFPERAVHIDLSELRVDNYHTGLLYAAYGDKSHDAVARGGRYDGLGRYFGRSRPATGFSFDLRTFIGRLPAIERQSVVVVDWKDVAAAGEAIEELRAQGQCVVVDYGIDYNGSNEVAGRLQNTDGIWQVVEV; this comes from the coding sequence ATGCAGTCTTGGCAATTACCCGAACACGTCGCCGATGTGCTGCCGACAACGGCGCGGCAGTTGGAAAGTGCGCGCGAGCAGCTTTTGGCATTGTTCCGCGTACACGGCTACGAATTGGTTCAGCCTCCGTTGATGGAGTACAGCAGTTCGCTGCTGACCCAAATCGATGCGGGTTTGTCGCTGAAAACCATTCGGGTGGCCGACCAAATCAGCGGACGCCAGCTCGGCATCCGTGCCGACATTACTCCCCAAGTGGCGCGGATTGACGCACACCTGCTTTCGGCCAATAACGGCATCAACCGCCTGTGTTATGCAGGTTCGGTTTTACACGCCCGTCCGGACGGTTTCCTGAGTACGCGCGAGCCGCTGCAAGTGGGGGCGGAGCTGTACGGTTTTGCCGATATTGCAGCGGATATCGAGTTGATAGACCTGATGTTGAAAAGCATGGTGGTTGCCGATATAGGTGAAGTGCTGTTGTCGCTCGGACACATCGGCGTGTTCCGCGCATTGGCGCAAGCGGCGAATTTGGACGGCGAACAGTCGGCGCAACTGTTGGCGCTGATGCAGGACAAAGATGCTGAAGCAGTACGCGTATTGGTTAAAGCATGGCAGCTCGACGGTATGTGGGCGAAAGCGTTTGCCCTGTTGCCGACTTTGTACGGCGGCAGAGAAGTGTTGGTAGAGGCGCGCGCGCAGTTGCCGGATTTGTTTGCCGTAGGCAGCGCGCTGGACGAGCTTCAGGCGGTATGCGATGCATTCCCGGAACGCGCGGTACACATCGATTTGTCGGAACTGCGCGTAGACAATTACCATACCGGCCTGCTGTATGCGGCTTACGGAGACAAGAGCCACGACGCGGTGGCGCGGGGCGGGCGGTACGACGGCTTGGGCAGATATTTCGGCCGCTCCCGTCCGGCGACCGGATTCAGCTTCGATTTGCGAACTTTTATCGGACGCTTGCCGGCCATCGAGAGGCAGTCGGTCGTTGTCGTCGATTGGAAAGATGTTGCGGCAGCCGGAGAGGCGATTGAAGAATTGCGGGCGCAAGGTCAATGTGTGGTGGTAGATTACGGTATTGATTACAACGGATCGAACGAGGTTGCAGGCCGTCTGCAAAATACAGACGGCATTTGGCAGGTTGTAGAAGTTTGA
- a CDS encoding class I SAM-dependent methyltransferase yields MQWFEYTAAGRYAAEKEKAFFDSHVPQKKQLAVQLGARWLRPSEQIIYVPEDVEMAVCATAWADRSLDMLLMPHTHEYAGCPLLALAEAARVLKVGGRLVLTGFNPHSLWYFSRWFDGKRLPRREHCLSLSELKQHAEALGFSIEYGKFMVYVPAAGSLSALRFWQFLEKAGDRWWPQCAAVYGLVLVKQAAGVHLLPECETQMEEVLVLGAARVPD; encoded by the coding sequence ATGCAGTGGTTTGAGTACACAGCAGCAGGGCGTTATGCGGCAGAAAAGGAAAAAGCATTTTTTGACAGCCATGTGCCGCAGAAAAAGCAACTGGCCGTACAGCTGGGTGCCCGTTGGTTGAGGCCGTCCGAACAGATTATATATGTTCCGGAAGATGTGGAGATGGCGGTTTGTGCAACGGCATGGGCCGACCGTTCTCTAGATATGTTGCTGATGCCGCACACTCATGAATATGCAGGCTGCCCGTTGTTGGCGCTGGCTGAAGCCGCGCGCGTGTTGAAAGTGGGCGGCAGATTGGTATTAACAGGTTTTAATCCGCATTCTTTATGGTATTTCAGCCGTTGGTTCGATGGCAAACGGCTGCCGCGGCGCGAGCATTGTCTATCGCTGTCTGAATTGAAGCAACACGCGGAAGCCTTGGGTTTCAGCATAGAATACGGTAAATTCATGGTGTATGTGCCGGCGGCAGGCAGCCTTTCGGCCTTGCGTTTTTGGCAGTTTTTGGAAAAGGCGGGCGACCGCTGGTGGCCGCAATGTGCGGCGGTGTACGGTTTGGTGCTGGTGAAGCAGGCGGCGGGCGTACATCTTTTGCCGGAATGTGAAACGCAAATGGAAGAAGTGTTGGTATTGGGTGCGGCGCGCGTGCCGGATTGA
- the mutM gene encoding bifunctional DNA-formamidopyrimidine glycosylase/DNA-(apurinic or apyrimidinic site) lyase, whose protein sequence is MPELPEVETTLRGIEPHITGKTVYRVTVRQPKLRWPVHPDLAEILKGQTVLECSRRAKYLIIRFQTGCLLIHLGMSGSLRIFTAGDERAGAPDKHDHVDIVFADGTLLVYRDPRRFGAVLWYEGAAEYHPLLHNAGPEPLSPDFNGGYLYRALQKQKKAVKTALMDNALVVGVGNIYANESLFEAAISPYRPANLLSEQECETLAATVKDVLGRAIAAGGSTLRDFVNSDGKSGYFQQEYMVYGRAGEACRRCGTPVEKSIIGQRGTFYCAVCQK, encoded by the coding sequence ATGCCCGAATTGCCGGAAGTGGAAACAACTTTACGCGGTATCGAGCCGCATATTACCGGTAAAACCGTTTACCGCGTAACCGTACGCCAGCCCAAGCTGCGTTGGCCGGTACATCCCGACTTGGCGGAAATTTTGAAGGGGCAGACCGTTCTCGAATGCAGCCGTCGGGCAAAATACCTGATTATCCGTTTTCAGACGGGTTGTCTGCTGATTCATTTGGGTATGTCGGGCAGCTTGAGAATTTTTACTGCCGGCGATGAGAGGGCGGGTGCGCCCGACAAACACGACCACGTCGATATTGTTTTTGCAGACGGCACATTGCTGGTATATCGCGATCCGCGCAGGTTTGGTGCGGTTTTATGGTACGAGGGGGCGGCGGAATACCACCCGCTGCTGCACAATGCAGGCCCGGAGCCGTTGTCGCCGGATTTCAACGGCGGATACCTGTACCGTGCGCTGCAGAAGCAGAAAAAAGCCGTGAAAACCGCCTTGATGGATAATGCGTTGGTGGTCGGAGTGGGCAATATTTATGCGAATGAAAGTTTGTTTGAAGCCGCCATTTCTCCCTACCGTCCGGCAAACCTTCTTTCCGAGCAGGAGTGTGAAACATTGGCTGCAACGGTAAAAGACGTATTGGGCAGGGCAATCGCGGCAGGCGGCAGCACTTTGCGCGATTTTGTCAACAGCGACGGTAAAAGCGGTTATTTCCAACAAGAATATATGGTGTACGGGCGTGCGGGTGAGGCTTGCCGCCGTTGCGGTACGCCTGTGGAAAAAAGCATTATCGGCCAGCGGGGGACGTTTTATTGCGCTGTTTGCCAGAAATAA
- a CDS encoding adenylosuccinate synthase, which yields MAKNVVVIGAQWGDEGKGKIVDWLAEETTGVVRFQGGHNAGHTLVVGGKKTILRLIPSGILHEQLDCFIGSGVVVSPEALLGEIDELNAAGVKNVEGRLKIAPTCPLILPYHIALDQAREASRGKSKIGTTGRGIGPAYEDKVARRAIRVGDLLNLDTLPEKLDAILAYYNVQLEHLHNAEPVKAEDVLAVIRKVAPRIVPMITDVSRVLNDKHQKGEKLLFEGAQGTLLDIDYGTYPFVTSSNCLAGAASAGAGVGPQMLDYVLGIVKAYTTRVGSGPFPTELFCDIGAGLAERGHEFGSVTGRARRCGWFDAAALKRSIQVNGISGMCITKLDVMDGIETINICVGYELPDGSRTDILPLGSDLVAQCKPVFESMPGWSESTFGVKEYDKLPENAKAYLKRIEEVCGAPVAIVSTGPDREETIVLHHPFA from the coding sequence ATGGCTAAGAACGTGGTAGTAATCGGCGCGCAATGGGGCGACGAGGGTAAAGGCAAAATTGTGGACTGGCTGGCGGAGGAAACCACCGGTGTGGTTCGTTTCCAAGGCGGACACAATGCCGGCCATACGCTGGTAGTCGGCGGCAAGAAAACCATTTTGCGCCTGATTCCCAGTGGCATTCTGCATGAACAGTTGGACTGCTTCATCGGTTCGGGAGTGGTGGTTTCTCCCGAAGCCTTGTTGGGCGAAATCGATGAGTTGAATGCGGCAGGCGTGAAAAACGTAGAAGGCCGTCTGAAAATCGCACCGACCTGCCCGTTGATTCTGCCTTACCACATCGCGCTCGACCAAGCACGCGAGGCTTCGCGCGGCAAGAGCAAAATCGGTACAACCGGACGGGGTATCGGCCCGGCTTACGAAGACAAAGTTGCCCGCCGTGCAATCCGCGTCGGCGATTTGCTGAATTTGGATACGCTGCCGGAAAAACTGGACGCGATTTTGGCTTATTACAACGTGCAACTGGAACACCTGCACAATGCGGAGCCGGTCAAAGCAGAAGATGTGTTGGCGGTTATCAGAAAAGTGGCCCCGCGCATCGTGCCGATGATTACCGATGTTTCCCGCGTGTTGAACGACAAACACCAAAAAGGTGAAAAACTGTTGTTTGAAGGCGCGCAAGGCACGCTGTTGGACATCGATTACGGTACCTATCCGTTTGTCACATCGTCCAACTGCTTGGCTGGTGCGGCTTCTGCCGGTGCGGGTGTTGGTCCGCAAATGCTGGATTATGTATTGGGTATCGTTAAAGCCTATACGACCCGTGTGGGTTCCGGTCCTTTCCCGACCGAATTATTCTGCGACATCGGTGCAGGTTTGGCGGAACGCGGCCATGAGTTCGGCTCGGTAACCGGCCGTGCGCGCCGCTGCGGTTGGTTTGATGCGGCTGCTTTGAAACGCTCAATTCAGGTAAACGGTATTTCGGGCATGTGTATCACCAAACTCGATGTGATGGACGGTATCGAGACCATCAATATCTGTGTAGGTTATGAACTGCCTGATGGTAGTCGGACAGATATTCTGCCGTTGGGATCGGATTTGGTGGCACAGTGCAAACCGGTTTTTGAATCCATGCCGGGCTGGAGCGAATCGACATTCGGTGTTAAAGAATATGACAAGCTGCCGGAAAACGCCAAAGCCTACTTGAAGCGCATTGAAGAAGTATGCGGTGCGCCGGTGGCCATTGTTTCGACCGGCCCCGATCGCGAAGAAACCATAGTTCTGCATCATCCGTTTGCTTAA
- a CDS encoding 1-acylglycerol-3-phosphate O-acyltransferase, which translates to MTSQKASFATRLSRLLRLCRWLYRTGRNLGSLDGSNERQREEALVTLGRGALAALDIELETDTLQSSRKGTLVVANHVSWLDIFAMSAVCPSSFIAKQEISTWPVLGKMGKNAGTVFINRESRRDIEPINQAMGAALRSGRNVSFFPEARTSSGENVLPFKAALFQSALDASAPVQVAALRYYDGEGRRSTVPSYADVNLAVSLWRIVSMKQIRIRLDFAPPIMPEDYAGKDRYALKDMAESFVRAKVAE; encoded by the coding sequence ATGACTTCACAAAAAGCATCGTTTGCCACACGCTTGAGCCGTTTGCTGCGTTTGTGTCGCTGGCTCTACCGGACGGGCAGAAACCTAGGCAGTTTGGACGGCAGTAACGAGCGGCAGCGGGAAGAAGCGTTGGTTACGCTGGGCAGGGGTGCGCTGGCGGCGTTGGACATCGAGCTGGAAACCGATACGCTGCAATCCTCCCGCAAGGGAACGCTGGTAGTGGCCAATCATGTCTCTTGGCTGGATATTTTTGCCATGAGCGCGGTATGTCCGAGCAGTTTTATCGCCAAACAGGAAATCAGCACTTGGCCTGTTTTGGGGAAAATGGGTAAAAATGCGGGAACGGTGTTTATCAATCGGGAATCGCGCCGTGATATAGAACCCATCAATCAAGCAATGGGCGCAGCATTGCGTTCGGGGCGCAACGTCAGCTTTTTCCCCGAAGCGCGTACCTCTTCCGGAGAAAACGTGCTGCCGTTTAAAGCCGCATTGTTCCAGTCTGCGCTGGACGCTTCCGCGCCTGTTCAGGTGGCGGCATTGCGCTATTATGACGGAGAAGGGCGGCGTTCTACCGTGCCTTCCTATGCGGATGTCAATCTGGCGGTGTCGTTGTGGCGGATTGTGTCGATGAAACAGATACGGATCCGTTTGGATTTCGCGCCGCCGATTATGCCTGAGGACTACGCGGGGAAAGACCGTTATGCGCTGAAAGACATGGCGGAATCTTTTGTGCGCGCCAAAGTGGCAGAGTAG
- the glyA gene encoding serine hydroxymethyltransferase yields the protein MFSKSITIEQYDPELAAAMAAEVKRQQDHVELIASENYVSCAVMEAQGSQLTNKYAEGYPAKRYYGGCEHVDVAEQLAIDRVKQLFGAAYANVQPHSGSQANQAVYASVLQPGDTILGMSLAHGGHLTHGASVNISGKLYNAVTYGLDENEVLDYAEVERLALEHKPKMIVAGASAYALEIDWARFREIADKVGAYLFVDMAHYAGLVAGGEYPNPVPFADFVTTTTHKTLRGPRGGVILCRDNTHEKALNSAIFPSLQGGPLMHVIAAKAVAFKEALQPEFKEYAKQVKINAAAMAEELVKRGLRIVSGRTESHVFLVDLQPMKITGKAAEAALGNAHITVNKNAIPNDPEKPFVTSGIRIGAAAMTTRGFNEADARVLANLVADVLAAPEDEAVLARVREQVTALCEKNPVYGA from the coding sequence ATGTTCTCAAAAAGCATTACCATCGAACAATACGATCCCGAATTGGCCGCAGCGATGGCTGCCGAAGTCAAACGCCAGCAAGACCATGTCGAGCTGATTGCCTCTGAAAACTACGTCAGCTGCGCCGTTATGGAAGCCCAAGGCTCGCAACTGACCAACAAATACGCCGAAGGCTATCCTGCCAAACGCTATTACGGCGGTTGCGAACACGTTGATGTGGCCGAGCAGTTGGCCATCGACCGCGTGAAACAACTGTTCGGCGCGGCATACGCCAACGTACAGCCGCACTCCGGCTCACAAGCCAACCAAGCGGTTTACGCTTCCGTATTGCAACCGGGCGATACCATCTTGGGCATGAGTCTGGCACACGGCGGCCACCTGACCCACGGTGCTTCCGTAAACATTTCCGGCAAACTCTACAACGCCGTTACCTACGGCTTGGACGAAAACGAAGTGCTGGATTACGCCGAAGTAGAACGTCTGGCGCTGGAACACAAGCCGAAAATGATTGTCGCCGGCGCATCTGCCTACGCCTTGGAAATCGACTGGGCGCGCTTCCGCGAAATCGCCGACAAAGTGGGCGCATATCTGTTTGTCGACATGGCGCACTATGCCGGTTTGGTAGCCGGCGGCGAATACCCGAACCCCGTGCCGTTTGCCGACTTCGTCACCACCACCACCCACAAAACCCTGCGCGGCCCGCGCGGCGGCGTGATTCTGTGCCGTGACAATACCCACGAAAAAGCCCTGAATTCCGCCATTTTCCCAAGCCTGCAGGGCGGCCCGCTGATGCACGTCATCGCCGCCAAAGCCGTTGCCTTTAAAGAGGCTTTGCAACCCGAATTCAAAGAATACGCCAAACAGGTGAAAATCAACGCGGCCGCCATGGCGGAAGAGTTGGTGAAACGCGGTTTGCGCATCGTATCCGGCCGCACCGAAAGCCACGTTTTTCTGGTTGACCTGCAACCGATGAAAATCACCGGCAAAGCCGCCGAAGCCGCTTTGGGCAACGCCCACATCACCGTGAATAAAAACGCGATTCCGAACGATCCGGAAAAACCGTTTGTTACCTCCGGCATCCGCATCGGTGCCGCCGCCATGACCACCCGCGGCTTCAACGAAGCCGATGCCCGAGTGTTGGCCAATCTGGTTGCCGACGTACTGGCCGCGCCGGAAGACGAAGCCGTATTGGCGCGCGTGCGCGAGCAGGTAACTGCTTTGTGTGAGAAAAATCCGGTTTACGGCGCGTAA
- a CDS encoding lytic transglycosylase: MAKFKTIALTLSGLSVFSVAHIQAAPASPNQVGMAMMRLNASLFDQAKAQTFGSGSLWASLSKNFRMHEVNPEIVRRHENRFVSGSAYFDRTINRGKPYMHHIATEVKKRNMPAEIALLPFIESAFVTKAKSHVGASGLWQFMPATGRQYGLERTALYDGRHDVYAATDAALNYLEYLHGLFGDWSLALAAYNWGEGNVGRAINRARAQGLEPTYENLRMPNETRNYVPKLLAVRNIVANPQSFGINVSEIKDRPYFKALTLDKPIDQSAITRLAGISESEFLALNPAFNAPVFIPKANRKLLLPASAVDTFEKNYRNADPDSLLSWDIYTPYSKTSLSSIAAETGMSIAEIKRLNGISSNTLSAGRSILVAKNTAGSKPAASNIDFISNTSDFAPEISTLAAAPLENTPNSGAAIATLIKPDNLPSVTPDIIDLTRPSETAAQTDSFPQESPYSEQTPKQIATLLPQPTPLDAAISEPLPLPTQGRLQNDEAADSLMQLADGQIMQHNAAEAVREAIEQADAREAAARARAETRARQQRRSEARLARARTATVPNGMHRVAEGDTLFNIAQRYNLSVADLIVTNNIKGNNIRTGQILNVAAAPAQAVSNTRNVSYTVRKGDTLNTIANRFNVEVNDIRRWNKNTRTVSPGQRLKLMGS, from the coding sequence ATGGCAAAATTCAAAACCATTGCATTAACCCTGTCCGGCTTATCCGTATTCTCCGTCGCACACATTCAGGCAGCACCCGCCTCCCCCAACCAAGTCGGCATGGCGATGATGCGTCTGAACGCCTCGCTGTTCGATCAGGCGAAAGCACAAACATTCGGTTCGGGCAGCCTGTGGGCATCATTGAGCAAAAACTTCCGCATGCACGAAGTCAACCCCGAAATCGTCCGCCGGCACGAAAACCGTTTTGTCAGCGGCAGCGCCTATTTTGACCGCACCATCAACCGCGGTAAGCCCTATATGCACCATATTGCAACCGAAGTAAAAAAACGCAATATGCCGGCAGAAATCGCCTTACTGCCATTTATCGAAAGCGCATTTGTTACCAAAGCCAAATCACACGTCGGCGCATCGGGCCTGTGGCAGTTTATGCCTGCAACCGGCCGCCAATACGGCCTCGAGCGCACCGCATTATATGACGGACGGCACGATGTCTATGCCGCCACCGACGCTGCTTTGAACTATTTGGAATACCTGCACGGACTGTTCGGCGACTGGTCTTTGGCACTGGCTGCCTACAACTGGGGCGAGGGCAACGTCGGCCGCGCCATCAACCGCGCCCGCGCACAAGGCTTGGAACCTACCTACGAAAACCTGCGTATGCCGAACGAAACCCGCAACTACGTTCCCAAACTGCTGGCCGTCCGCAACATCGTTGCCAATCCGCAGTCATTCGGCATAAACGTTAGCGAAATCAAAGACCGCCCCTACTTCAAAGCCTTAACTTTGGACAAACCGATCGACCAAAGCGCCATCACACGCTTGGCAGGCATCAGCGAAAGCGAATTTCTGGCACTCAACCCCGCTTTCAACGCACCGGTATTTATCCCGAAAGCCAACCGCAAACTCCTGTTGCCCGCTTCCGCAGTCGATACGTTTGAAAAAAATTACCGCAATGCCGACCCCGACAGCCTGCTGTCATGGGACATCTACACCCCGTACAGCAAAACCAGCCTGAGCAGCATCGCAGCTGAAACCGGCATGAGCATTGCCGAAATCAAACGCTTAAACGGCATCAGCAGCAACACCCTTTCCGCAGGCCGCAGCATATTGGTGGCCAAAAACACAGCTGGCAGCAAACCCGCTGCTTCCAACATCGACTTTATCAGCAACACCAGCGATTTCGCACCGGAAATATCCACCTTGGCAGCCGCTCCGCTTGAAAACACACCAAACTCCGGCGCAGCAATTGCCACCCTTATCAAGCCTGACAACTTGCCGAGTGTAACACCGGACATCATCGACCTGACCCGCCCGAGCGAAACCGCCGCACAAACCGACAGCTTCCCGCAGGAAAGCCCGTATAGCGAACAAACGCCGAAACAAATCGCTACCCTCCTGCCACAACCTACCCCACTTGACGCGGCCATCAGCGAACCGCTGCCCCTGCCTACCCAAGGCCGTCTGCAAAATGACGAAGCAGCCGACTCACTGATGCAGTTGGCAGACGGCCAAATCATGCAACACAATGCCGCCGAAGCCGTCCGCGAAGCCATCGAACAGGCTGACGCACGCGAAGCCGCCGCTCGCGCACGCGCAGAAACCCGCGCCCGTCAGCAACGGCGCAGCGAAGCACGTCTGGCACGCGCCCGCACCGCCACCGTACCCAACGGAATGCACCGCGTTGCCGAAGGCGATACCCTGTTCAACATCGCCCAACGCTACAACCTGAGCGTAGCCGATTTGATTGTGACCAACAACATCAAAGGTAACAATATCCGTACCGGCCAAATCCTGAACGTCGCCGCCGCGCCTGCCCAAGCCGTATCAAATACGCGCAACGTATCCTATACCGTAAGAAAAGGCGACACGCTGAACACCATTGCCAACCGCTTCAATGTCGAAGTCAACGACATCCGCCGTTGGAACAAAAACACCCGAACAGTCAGCCCCGGACAGCGTTTGAAACTGATGGGCAGCTAA
- a CDS encoding alpha-amylase family protein, which translates to MLTQTQQVDLTLQHLKNHTLSVYTPEQRKSIEQSEDWKAFEGRLHTHFPKLMYELDNVYGSNEAVLPMLEQLVSNSWHSYAKRGKALKAIDAAREADPDWILSHKQVGGVCYVDLFAGDLQGLKAKIPYFQELGLTYLHLMPLFKCPEGKSDGGYAVSSYRDVNPALGTIDDLRDVIKALHEAGISTVVDFIFNHTSNEHEWAVECAAGNPMYDNFYYIFPDRWMPDQYDRTLREIFPDQHPGGFSQLEDGRWVWTTFNSFQWDLNYSNPWVFNAMAGEMMFLANLGVDILRMDAVAFIWKQMGTTCESLPQAHALIRAFNAVMRIAAPAVFFKSEAIVHPDEVVQYIGQNECQIGYNPLQMALLWNTLATREVNLLQQALTYRHNLPEHTAWVNYVRSHDDIGWTFADEDAAHFGIHGYGHRQFLNRFFVNHFDGSFARGVPFQFNPNTGDCRVSGTAAALAGLAQNDPHAVDRIKLLYSIALSTGGLPLIYLSDEVGTLNDDDWYNDHNKADDSRWAHRPRYNETLYRQRHDESTTAGQIYQGLRHMIQIRQSNKRFDGGRLVTFNTNNKHIIGYIRNNALLAFGNFSEFAQTISAHTLQAMPAQVKDLISGETVKLNQDLVLKPYQVMWLEIA; encoded by the coding sequence ATGCTGACCCAAACCCAACAGGTCGATTTAACCCTTCAGCATTTGAAAAACCACACTTTGTCGGTTTACACGCCGGAGCAGCGTAAGAGCATTGAACAGTCGGAAGACTGGAAAGCGTTTGAAGGCCGTCTGCATACGCATTTTCCCAAACTGATGTACGAGTTGGACAATGTGTACGGCAGTAACGAGGCCGTGCTGCCGATGCTGGAGCAGTTGGTTTCCAATTCTTGGCACAGCTATGCCAAACGCGGTAAAGCATTGAAAGCGATTGATGCGGCGCGCGAGGCAGATCCCGATTGGATTCTGTCGCACAAGCAGGTTGGCGGCGTTTGCTATGTCGATTTGTTTGCCGGCGATTTGCAGGGGCTGAAAGCCAAAATCCCATATTTCCAAGAGTTGGGATTGACTTATCTGCACCTGATGCCCTTGTTTAAATGTCCTGAAGGTAAAAGCGACGGCGGTTATGCCGTGAGCAGCTATCGGGATGTCAATCCTGCATTGGGCACGATTGATGACTTGCGCGATGTCATCAAAGCCCTGCATGAGGCAGGCATTTCCACGGTGGTTGATTTTATTTTCAACCATACGTCAAACGAGCATGAGTGGGCTGTCGAATGCGCCGCCGGCAACCCGATGTACGACAACTTTTACTATATCTTCCCCGACCGTTGGATGCCCGACCAATACGACCGCACCTTGCGCGAGATTTTCCCCGACCAACACCCGGGCGGTTTTTCGCAACTTGAAGACGGACGCTGGGTATGGACGACTTTCAATTCCTTCCAATGGGACTTGAATTACAGCAATCCGTGGGTATTCAATGCCATGGCGGGGGAAATGATGTTCCTTGCCAATTTGGGTGTCGATATTCTGCGTATGGACGCGGTGGCATTTATCTGGAAACAGATGGGTACGACTTGCGAAAGCCTGCCGCAGGCGCACGCGCTGATTCGTGCGTTTAATGCCGTGATGCGGATTGCCGCGCCTGCCGTATTCTTCAAATCCGAAGCGATTGTCCACCCTGATGAAGTAGTGCAGTATATCGGGCAAAATGAGTGTCAAATCGGTTACAACCCCTTGCAAATGGCCTTGCTCTGGAATACGCTGGCCACGCGGGAAGTCAACCTGCTGCAACAAGCATTGACTTACCGTCACAACCTGCCCGAACATACTGCTTGGGTGAACTATGTCCGCAGCCACGATGATATTGGTTGGACGTTTGCCGATGAAGATGCCGCCCATTTCGGTATCCACGGCTACGGACACCGCCAATTCCTGAACCGTTTCTTTGTGAACCATTTCGACGGCAGTTTTGCGCGCGGCGTACCTTTCCAATTCAACCCGAATACAGGCGATTGCCGCGTAAGCGGTACGGCGGCAGCATTGGCCGGTTTGGCGCAAAACGATCCCCATGCCGTTGACCGAATCAAGCTGTTGTACAGTATCGCCTTGAGTACCGGCGGGTTGCCGTTGATTTACTTGAGTGACGAAGTCGGCACGCTCAATGATGACGATTGGTATAACGACCACAATAAAGCAGACGATAGCCGCTGGGCGCACCGGCCGCGTTACAATGAAACGCTGTACCGTCAGCGGCATGACGAATCCACTACGGCAGGGCAGATTTACCAAGGCTTGCGCCATATGATTCAGATTCGCCAGAGCAACAAGCGTTTTGACGGCGGCCGTCTGGTTACGTTCAACACCAACAACAAACATATTATCGGCTATATCCGCAATAATGCCTTGTTGGCGTTTGGCAACTTCAGCGAATTTGCCCAAACCATTTCCGCGCATACCCTGCAGGCCATGCCGGCACAAGTCAAAGATTTAATCAGCGGAGAAACCGTTAAATTAAATCAGGATTTGGTGTTGAAGCCGTATCAAGTGATGTGGTTGGAGATTGCCTAA